In Rhodamnia argentea isolate NSW1041297 chromosome 1, ASM2092103v1, whole genome shotgun sequence, the genomic window AACAAGAATGCAGGCAGAGAATGCAAATTTGGCTATAAGTACATTACTCTTGGTATTGAATTAGAATGCGCTATTCACAAGTCGATTTGTAATAACTCCATCAAAATTCTTTAGCTTCTCAGTCCGAACCGCGATGAGCTCGCGCAACATTACGAAGTCCTTCCTCTCGAAGCTCGAATTTCCCCTTCGTTTTAGTGTGGTTCATTTATATGGTACAGCGAGAAGATATCAAAAGGGTGCATTCAACCAACTCCCTTTGATAACTTATGCTTAAAATCCAAGTAAAGGGTCATGCACGATGTACTTCTAGGGTCAAAAacgtaatttcctttttttgtttaattaacTATCGACCATGACCTACCACGCGGGCCATGATTGAACTCTAGAAATGCGGAATGCTTTAGCATCATTCCACACCATTTTGTGTCGTCCTGCTCGTCCTGGTTGGCGCGAGTCCCTGCTCCCTACCCATCACCTTGGATCTTAGCCTGCCCCGATACCCCTCCCCAGTGCCAACTATAGTGACCCTGGTCTATCCACTAGCATTCTAGCACCCTCCAAAAGTCAAAAAGAcccagaaattttttagaatttcggttcgattcgattcTTCCCACTTTTGTCCGGTTGTTCGCCAGATGCCAACGCATCGCGACCTCAAAATTGGTCCGTCAACGACCATGTGTAGAACTGACATTTCTGGAATAGGATAAGGGGAGTTCATTAAAAAGGGTCGCGAGAAGAGGCGTAGAAATGTGGGACATCCACTCGCCGAAACACGACGGAGGGAGCATCTGCACGTCCGATCGAGCCCAACGGAGCTGGACAAAAATCTCACTGCGacacaaacataaacatttttttttttttgccaagatCTAGCGCACCACAGAATTTCCCAGATCGGACAAAACATTTGCTGATGACATGTCTAGTCCAAGACACGGCGTTACCCGTCAAtagttgtgattgatccggatcAGCTTCTCAAAATTCCAGCCCGTGAGAGCATTTTGCTCGAATCATAGCCAGTTAAATTATAGTCAAGCCGCATTAGCGGAACCAATGGTCCCAACTCTACTCCGTGAGTTCGACTCGATGCGATTACTCAATTATAGAAATGCCCCGACGGGGTTGCGATGCAGTTTCGCGTGGTTTTATTTTAAAGTTCCaatcctttctttttgggttttatgGTGAAGTcctttcttataatttttatttttttcatggtaGTTGGTTTTTCCAAAAAGGGAATATCACGTTTGAAATGTTTAAGGTATTTCGTttatctgacaaaaaaaaaaaaaaggtctttcgtttctatttaaaaaaaaaaaaaacagaatggcGAGAGGCAAAACTTGATACCTCGTAGAGCGGAGGCGAGATTGCCATTGGAGATGAAGTCGCTGATGAGGAGCTTCTCGTCGGGGGCCCAGTAATAGGCCCTCAGCCTCACCACGTTGGGGTGCTTCACCCTCCCGATCGCCTGCACCTCCGCCACGAACTCCTTGTACCTCTGCTCGCCCCCCTCCCCGAGCCGCCGCACCGCCACCGGCACCCCGTTCCCCAGCACCACCTTGTACACGATCCCCAGCCCGCTCTTCCCCAACACGTACGCTGACGCCCTCAGCAGCTCGTCCAGCTCGAACGTGAACCCCCTGTCTATCGCCACCAAGTCCCCCTCTCCTCCTTTGCCCTCGCCGTTGCTCCGCTCCGACTTCTCCGCGTCCTCCATCTCGGAGTCCTCGCGGTTGCCCGAGCCGCCGAGGCAAGGGAAGATGCAAATGCGGGCGGCGGCCCGGCagcctccgcctcctcctccgccgccgcccagTTTGGTTTGCCCTGTGCAGCTGCAGGAGTTGGTGTCCTTCTTTTTCCAGTAGATGTAGACGACGACGAGGCCGAGGAGCGCGACTCCGGCAGCGTCGGCGACCGAGATTAGTATGATCAGCCCCGGGCTGAGGCCCTTCCTGGAGCCCGAATCTGTCGCTTGCGAATTATTCAGGCCCGTTGACGGCGAACCTGGTTGGGCCGGGTTCTTGCAGGGTTTCTGGAGCGGGAACCCGCAGAGCAGGGGGTTCACGAGGAACGCCGTCGGCCCCTGGCTCGCGAACGAGCCCGTCTGGGGGATCTCGCCGCTTAGGTTGTTGCTCTTCAAGTCGAAGCTCACCGTCATTGGCAAGTCCCCGAGGGCCTTCGGGATTTCGCCTGAGAGGTGGTTGTGCGAGAGGTTGAGCGTGCCGGAGAGGGACTTGAGCTTGCCGATTTCAGGCGGGATCGACCCGGTGAACTCGTTGGAGGACAGGTCGAGCTGCACCAGATTCTCCATCGCCGGCCAGATTGCCGCCGGAATTTGGCCGGAGAACCGGTTGTCGGCGAGGATCAGCCGCTGCAGCTGCTTGCAGCTCCCGAGCCCCTCCGGCAGGGCTCCGGAGAGGGAGTTGTTGGACAGATCGAGGTTCTGGAGCCTCGGGAGGTCGCAGATCGACGGCGGGAGGGGGCCGGAGAGGTTGTTGCCGTAGAGGAAGATGCTGTGCAGCGAGGTGGCGTTGAACAGCGGCTCGGGGATCGGGCCGTACAAATTGTTGTTGTGGAGGTTGAGGCGGCGGAGGAAGACGAGGGTACCGAGCTCGGAGGGGATGTAGCCGCGGAGGTTCTTGCCGGAGACGGCGAGGCCGACGACTCGGGGGTCGTCGTCGGAGTCGCCGGAGACGTTGGCGCAGGACACGCCGGTCCAGCGGCACGGGGTGGGGTCGTCCTCGTTCCAGTCGGAGAAGGCGGTGCCGCCGGGGGGCTGGTCGACGGCGGACTTgagggagaggagggagaggcCGTCGGGGGTGAGGGAGTGGGCCGAGTGGGAGGCGAGGACGAGGAGGGCGATCAAACTCGGCAAGACGCGGCTCATTGTGGCGCGAATTgcgatttagagagagagagagagagaaagaaagaggtcgatatgcggcgGCGAATTTGGGTCGTGGGATCAGTGCTGGCCGCTGGgtggagtgagagagagagagagagtgagagcgGGGAGATGGTTTTATGGTCGTTGATGAGGAGAAGAAGAGTTAGTTGGGTGTTGTTTATGAGAAAGAGACTTGAAATGGACGAGAGCTTCATTAAAGCAGGGCCCACTAGTCCACGGAGTAGAAGAAAAGCAACCATTTCAAAGTGTGCTTCggtcctcttttctttttagctcgatctcattaaaaaaaaaattatgaattatcTACACGTGAAACATTATGAAGCATATGAAGTTATTCATATACAtaatgtatataaaaaaaaacactcggTTTCGATTTTTTTCCCGTCTCCTAATTTTTGGGGAATGCTTTGTTTGAAGCGAGTACAGAGTAGGAAAGTCGATGTCGggatcaaaaatcaaaaattgaatgcaaAGAACTAAAACGTTGGAGACCCGAGCGAAGAGTCTGTTcttcaaatttaggaaaattaacGCATGACAAATACTCGTTGTTGAGTGTTTTGCATGGATCTTCATAGCACGCTTCCATGATTTTTGCACAATATTATATGTGTAGGTATCCAAACCTTTTGGATTGATTTGCTAGGGATACATACAAAACTAAGTACTCAACCATTCGGTAAAACCCCTTGGATGTTCTATTGGATTTAAAATCTCGCCTTGCATTAATGCGCGATTGTAATGTGTCTTATGTACGTAAAATCTCCAATCACCCGATGACCCGAGCTTAAAGCTCGGGCTTTCTAACAAGATTCGATTCCTAACGCTTGAACTAATCGAGCACAACTCGCTCGAGTCGGAAATCGCTCTTCGACGACAAAATGTGCACTATCACTAATGACACTTCACATCACGAGAAAGATACTAAATGAGAATTTTGGACAGCCCTCGGGCGAGTTAGAGACAGCGAGCGAGCCCTATGGCATGTGATATTGATGTCAATTGTGTTGTATTGTGGTATCACGTTTTTGTCTTCTTGCCGAAAAGTCGGGATgccaattttgtcctttttttttgctttccacCTGGtatgaaggaagagaaaagtctcaaaaaaaaaaatccgaaacaTATGAGATTAATACtatttcaatcttaaacatttcaattagaccaatttaattttagatcttttaacgatttgtcaatatagttcatccaatcaattttgatcgaaaatggCAGCATAGACACCGATCATTCTAGGTAATATGATCGACGCCGAGgtggataatttcttttttttttcatttttcttttccttcttcttcttttcttttcttttcttttcttttttttactactCTAGCtgacaatattaaaaaattcagaaaaaatatttaaaaattgtaaCATTTCTCTCCGGTAACGCTAGTCGTGCTAAATAGGATGGTCGATGTCCATATCGGTAATTCTCGGCCAAAATTAATTAGATGAACTACATTGACTAATCGTTAAAAGATTAtaactaaattagtccaattgaaaCGCTTAAAAAGTACCAATacaacaagtttaggactttttgtatAGTTTTTCCCCACGAGCGATATAGGGGTTTGGAGCTTCTTGATGATTCCTCACCGTGCggattcatttattttttatttttaacttgtcTTGCTACAACTACAAGACAGAAAATTCGTTGCACTtgaatttatttctttctttttgttaattatTGCGTTTTAAATAGGAAAATTTTAGTTACTTTGGTCCAAAATACGTTTACTTTCGTAAATTACGCTTTTCACAATTTAAGTTGCAAGTTATTTATGAAAGTGCAATCACGCATGTTTTGTCTTGTGTTTCCTGAGACGAAGTGAATGTCTGCAGCAAAAGCTTCGGGATCGATGAAGTCCCGCCCTGAATTTAAAAATTCTCCCTTGTAAACAGTAAATCATGGCAATTTCCGGACAACACGACTAGTTTTCAACTCttaaaaattggcaaaattgcatCCGAAAGTATCTCCTGACAACACAACTAGCTTTGCGCTCGTGTTCAATGAAGCACAACCCAGGAGCAATGGGTACAAGAATCCGCTGGTTCCTTCTAGTCGAACCTCTCGATCTATCATTATACCTCGAGAGAGGTAAATTCTCATGAATTCCATCCTTGTCGGTTACCATTTCTGTGTGACATGCACATCATAGTTTTGAAACTATGTCTTTCCTGTATAGACCTAATTTGCTTAGTTAGAAGAAGTTGCTCGTATCCGAGGACGGACCAAGGGGCTGGTGGTTGTTGCCTGCCGCCCTGACGGTGGAGTGTCTCGTACATTTTTTTGTTGATGCCCGTTGTAGTGAGAATCAGagatcattctctctctctctctctctcattcgaGCAGCTCGTCCTatcttaggctctgtttgtttagcgaaaaatattttcccccaTTTGATTTgcttaggaaaatgagtcaacGGAAAACCCGTgcttaaatttaggaaaataaattcctctttaaaaagccaaaaatcattttccgtcGAGGTCGAACCAAGGACTTCGATGCTTACATtcgggaaaatgatttcctctttaaaaagcaaaaaatcattttccgtcGAGGTCGGACTAAGGACTCTATGCTTAcattcaggaaaatgatttcctctttaaaaagccggaaatcattttccatcgAGGTCGGACCGGGGACTCCGGTGCCCATAACTGGTTCCTCGGCCGCCCATGCGCAAGTCACTAACACCCAAATAGTGAATGTTATATTATCTAATaccaaatgatgaaaaataatttctaattcatACTTAGTTTCAAGCGAAACACGAGAAAAACAACATGACAtcctgaaaaatactttccagaAATGtctcattttccaaaaacaaaCTTAGCCTTAATGCGTTTTAACAAGACGACCCATGGAACCGTACGTGTTTATTCCATGTTGATTAGCCAAAGGACAGATACAAAATTGGACTTCGATCATGCCGAATGTAGTGGAGCACTCTCGATGCCACCAATGGAGTGGAGTTTCCTTTCGGAATGGGAAAACCGCATTATTGAGCAAACATAGGCGCATCATATCAATAGGCTAATCCCCTTTTTCAGGTATCAATCCTTTCGGCTCGTAGGCTCAATTACTCCACAAGCTGGCGACTGTCATTTTCTACCCTCGACAACACTCAACATTTCATGATTTTCATCCTattcccctctctctttttcacccCATCTTCCTGCATTCTCAATAGAGAATTGATTATACATCGGTGTCCGGATGATTATAAGAATAACAATAATAcgttgtgagccacaaatttttaaaagaataggctctataataatttttaattaattattaattattatttttgatccaaaataGCTTATTAATCTTACAGTCATTCATAGATTGTTATACTAGCAAAGCCCGGATAAAACACCTCTCAACATGAGCTTTTTCACACACGCGCACAAAAAAAGACCCTCGTCCTCATCTTTCCATGACTCGTGGCTCATCATGCCATTATGGTAAATTGCACAGCGAATGTGCCCGGAATGATTGCATCTCACTCCCAATCATGAAAACATGCTTAGAAGCTAAAAAATCTACGCacaaaaccagagagagaggggcATGTTCTGTCCAGCTAGAATCAATATCAAATTTGTGTCTCTTCTCGTGTCTTGTTCTGGAGCAGTTGAGACTCGAGACTTTGAGATGTACCGACTGCTACCAATTTCACATTTCTCCGTAACCTTTCCAATGAGATAGTAGAAGCAACAAGTACATGGAACTAGAAGAATTGCACGTGCCCCCCTAAATTTCATTTGTTGGAACTCTGTATGAAAATTTGCATGTCAGATGCTGCTGATACTAGTTATATCTGGTCCCCTCAGGAACCCACTTCCTTTTTGCTCTCCCATTTATAACGAATTTGTTGTCTGGCCGGAGCCCAAGAATTTGTTAAATTTACCCTATTCTCGAATTCTTTGCCTGCAAGAGAGTTCATCTTTAGGAAAACGACATTTTTCAATGATGTCTGTCCAATGCTCTTGATCCCAAATAGTGGACTAGAAGTGTGAGATCATCTAATTTTTTGCGAAGTAAGGATTTTCACAAGGATTCGAAAGCAAGGAACTATCGTTTGCTTTGCTCTGAAGAGACATACCTAACGGAGTACAAATCGAATCCTGGTTCTTTTCAACCGGggtaaaaagaaatgaataaagAACTGACCCCTAATTATGCAGATGTCATCCGAGCATTCCACTGACGACAAGATGGGGTTCGAGCCATCACTAACAACATTTGTCGTAAAGCAAAGGACGGAAGGTGGACAATAACACAATAGGCTTTACGGGGTGTCCGAAACCCTTAAAAGCAACTCAAAGCCACTCCTTGTTGACCTAGATCTGTTAgatgccgagagagagagagagagagagagagtagttgAAAAATGTTCCTGACCAATTTGCCACGTCCAATTTCAGGTTTCCAAGTATCTCAGCATCAAAGAGCCACCACAGTCACAGTATCGAGTCCTATATTTCAAGAACTCTGCAAGGACAGGCGTTTTTAATGGCTGAAGGCAGTACCTCATTATGATAGCCATAAGTTGCCATGTAAAGTTGACAAGGATAAACAAGGAGGCAATGAGTACTGAGCGGattctcttctaattttagtTCATTTCAGGTTCATCAAGGGCTGTTCTGATCATCAGTCCCCAGCTAAAAAAGAT contains:
- the LOC115738929 gene encoding receptor protein kinase-like protein ZAR1, giving the protein MSRVLPSLIALLVLASHSAHSLTPDGLSLLSLKSAVDQPPGGTAFSDWNEDDPTPCRWTGVSCANVSGDSDDDPRVVGLAVSGKNLRGYIPSELGTLVFLRRLNLHNNNLYGPIPEPLFNATSLHSIFLYGNNLSGPLPPSICDLPRLQNLDLSNNSLSGALPEGLGSCKQLQRLILADNRFSGQIPAAIWPAMENLVQLDLSSNEFTGSIPPEIGKLKSLSGTLNLSHNHLSGEIPKALGDLPMTVSFDLKSNNLSGEIPQTGSFASQGPTAFLVNPLLCGFPLQKPCKNPAQPGSPSTGLNNSQATDSGSRKGLSPGLIILISVADAAGVALLGLVVVYIYWKKKDTNSCSCTGQTKLGGGGGGGGGCRAAARICIFPCLGGSGNREDSEMEDAEKSERSNGEGKGGEGDLVAIDRGFTFELDELLRASAYVLGKSGLGIVYKVVLGNGVPVAVRRLGEGGEQRYKEFVAEVQAIGRVKHPNVVRLRAYYWAPDEKLLISDFISNGNLASALRGKSGQPSSSLSWTTRLRIAKGTARGLAYLHECSPRKFVHGDIKPSNILLDTELQPYISDFGLNRLISITGNNPSSGGFIGGALPYFKPQPEKANNYRAPEARVPNSRPTQKWDIYSFGVVLLELLTGKSPELSPTTSTSIEVPDIVRWVRKGFEEEVPLSDMVDPMLLQEVHAKKEVLAAFHVALACTEGDPEVRPRMKTVSENLERIGT